In Synechococcus sp. KORDI-52, one genomic interval encodes:
- a CDS encoding chlororespiratory reduction protein 7 produces the protein MSDPLIRALDDYVVLEPGKPEQLLSVADTLTWLSGWLRSLDQLPADLVDQPDVESAAQRLIDTACDLEISPGVTLQWFAVRLEPPTA, from the coding sequence ATGTCTGATCCCCTAATCCGTGCCCTTGATGACTATGTGGTGCTGGAGCCCGGCAAGCCGGAGCAGCTGCTCAGCGTTGCCGACACGTTGACATGGTTGAGCGGTTGGTTGCGCAGCCTTGATCAGTTGCCGGCTGATCTGGTGGATCAACCTGATGTGGAATCAGCGGCGCAGCGGTTGATCGATACGGCCTGTGATCTGGAGATCAGCCCCGGGGTGACTTTGCAGTGGTTTGCGGTGCGGTTGGAGCCGCCCACCGCTTGA
- a CDS encoding glutathione S-transferase family protein gives MLELHQFRHSAFCLKVRMVLQAKGLSFRTVEVTPGVGQVAVFRLSGQRQVPVLVDGDQVIADSSAIALHLDQREPDPALIPADPRQAAQVHLLEDWADTTLAMAGRSSLAQAAALDPELRVALLPDDLPDPVRSVMGVIPGGWVSNITELVNQKERTELLASLEQLATSVQASPWLVGDSMTLADIAVAAQLSLLRFPSSAGSALAGKGVPGLSDHPKLRPLFQWRDQIELKLMERTLEEV, from the coding sequence ATGTTGGAGCTGCATCAATTCCGCCATTCCGCGTTTTGTCTCAAGGTGCGGATGGTGTTGCAGGCCAAGGGGTTGAGTTTCCGCACCGTGGAGGTGACCCCCGGCGTCGGTCAGGTGGCCGTGTTCCGGCTGTCAGGCCAACGGCAGGTTCCCGTGCTGGTGGATGGGGATCAGGTGATTGCCGATTCCAGCGCCATTGCGCTGCATCTGGATCAGCGGGAACCGGATCCTGCCTTGATTCCTGCTGATCCGCGTCAGGCGGCCCAGGTGCATCTGCTGGAGGACTGGGCCGACACCACCTTGGCAATGGCTGGCCGCTCCTCTCTGGCTCAGGCTGCGGCACTGGACCCTGAGCTGCGGGTTGCTCTGCTGCCAGACGATCTGCCGGACCCCGTGCGTTCGGTGATGGGTGTGATCCCAGGCGGTTGGGTCAGCAACATCACCGAACTGGTCAACCAGAAGGAGCGCACCGAGCTGCTGGCCAGCCTGGAGCAGCTCGCCACATCCGTGCAGGCCAGTCCCTGGTTGGTGGGCGACAGCATGACCCTGGCCGATATCGCCGTTGCCGCTCAGTTGTCTCTGCTTCGCTTCCCCTCCTCTGCGGGTTCGGCCCTGGCCGGCAAAGGGGTGCCTGGGCTGAGCGATCATCCCAAGCTCCGGCCGCTGTTCCAGTGGCGCGACCAGATCGAACTCAAATTGATGGAGCGGACCCTGGAAGAGGTGTGA
- the rbfA gene encoding 30S ribosome-binding factor RbfA, protein MAQGRRVERVAALIRKEVSELMINGIRDERVHQGMVSITEVEVSGDLQHCKIYVSVFGEAQERDQVLEGLQAASGFLRGELGRRLQMRRAPEVVFQLDRGLERGTSVLGLLNRLEDERQQRGDIPPGSDQQPGNDEQPGD, encoded by the coding sequence ATGGCACAGGGGCGTCGAGTGGAGCGGGTGGCCGCCCTGATCCGCAAAGAAGTCAGTGAACTGATGATCAACGGCATCCGGGACGAACGGGTGCATCAAGGCATGGTGAGCATCACCGAAGTGGAAGTGTCCGGCGATCTGCAGCACTGCAAGATCTACGTGAGCGTGTTTGGGGAAGCTCAGGAGCGCGACCAGGTGCTCGAGGGGCTTCAGGCCGCCAGCGGCTTCCTGCGGGGAGAACTGGGGCGACGGCTGCAGATGAGGCGCGCCCCCGAAGTGGTGTTCCAGCTGGATCGAGGGCTGGAGCGCGGCACCTCTGTGCTGGGACTGCTGAATCGCCTCGAAGACGAACGGCAGCAGCGGGGCGACATTCCACCGGGGAGTGATCAACAGCCAGGCAATGATGAACAGCCCGGCGACTGA
- a CDS encoding DUF6816 family protein yields the protein MERWLWMLLIGLTILLSGGPAWAQTGLEQRLNSWPEWSLPAPLPRPSNRDDLIYPDWFAGLWQVESVDLDAPDEPPLLHQARFQADRRGRLIGDRSFNATAIGHAVLGDQLLRVEEDPDSANRQIARLKGDLYLETTVTGRRQESPSDNTFLADELVLQILHAPGPPRLSRIETLSRYNRCGKDICAEQWQGRYASPGESLRDQAIAQHHYQLRFTPLPGSAPSI from the coding sequence ATGGAACGGTGGTTGTGGATGCTGCTGATCGGCCTCACCATCCTGCTCAGCGGCGGCCCCGCCTGGGCACAGACAGGTCTTGAGCAGAGATTGAACAGTTGGCCCGAGTGGAGCCTGCCGGCACCGTTGCCGCGGCCCTCAAATCGGGACGACCTGATCTATCCCGACTGGTTTGCCGGGCTCTGGCAGGTGGAGAGCGTTGATCTCGATGCCCCCGACGAGCCGCCCCTGCTGCATCAAGCACGGTTTCAAGCCGACCGTCGCGGTCGACTGATCGGCGACCGCAGCTTCAACGCCACGGCCATCGGCCATGCCGTGCTTGGCGATCAGCTGCTGAGGGTTGAAGAAGACCCCGACTCCGCCAACCGACAGATCGCCCGACTCAAGGGCGATCTTTATCTCGAAACAACGGTGACGGGCCGCCGGCAGGAGAGCCCGAGCGACAACACCTTCCTGGCCGATGAATTGGTGCTACAGATCCTGCATGCCCCCGGCCCACCGCGGCTGAGCCGGATCGAAACTCTGAGCCGTTACAACCGCTGCGGCAAGGACATCTGCGCCGAGCAGTGGCAAGGACGCTATGCCTCACCGGGCGAGAGCCTGCGGGATCAGGCCATCGCCCAGCACCACTACCAGTTGCGCTTCACACCTCTTCCAGGGTCCGCTCCATCAATTTGA
- a CDS encoding shikimate kinase has translation MADSTPTLKQRLSGRSLYLVGMMGSGKTSTGRPLAERLGYGFVDADAVIEQAAGCSIPEIFERDGEAGFRSLESQVLSAISQRHSLVVATGGGVVTQPENWGLLHSGIVIWLDVVPDQLLHRLNADRTVRPLLQTTDPEAALNALLNERRPLYGEADLTVVINDETPEAVAEGILQLLPSLLKDPAQRRTD, from the coding sequence ATGGCGGATTCCACCCCCACCCTCAAGCAACGCCTCAGCGGGCGCAGCCTTTACCTCGTGGGAATGATGGGCAGCGGCAAGACGAGCACGGGCCGTCCCCTGGCCGAACGCCTGGGCTACGGCTTTGTGGATGCCGATGCCGTGATCGAACAGGCGGCTGGCTGCAGCATCCCGGAGATCTTTGAGCGGGATGGCGAAGCAGGCTTCCGCAGCCTGGAAAGCCAGGTGCTCAGTGCGATCAGTCAACGCCACTCCCTGGTGGTGGCCACCGGAGGAGGTGTGGTGACCCAGCCGGAGAACTGGGGATTGCTGCACAGCGGCATCGTGATCTGGCTCGATGTGGTTCCCGATCAGTTGCTGCACCGGCTGAACGCCGACAGAACCGTCCGTCCGCTGCTGCAGACCACCGATCCCGAGGCGGCTCTCAACGCGCTGTTGAACGAGCGCCGCCCCCTCTATGGCGAAGCCGATCTCACGGTGGTGATCAACGACGAAACTCCAGAGGCCGTCGCTGAAGGGATCCTGCAACTGCTGCCCAGCCTGCTGAAGGATCCGGCCCAACGCCGAACCGACTGA
- a CDS encoding DUF751 family protein has protein sequence MREFFLNVSRYPRYLVAFTLGVMNSVAEPLAARRSNPVTAVALIGALISGGISLTLVLRAMVNSTPMA, from the coding sequence ATGCGGGAGTTTTTCCTCAACGTCTCCCGCTACCCGCGCTACCTGGTGGCCTTCACCCTTGGAGTGATGAACTCCGTCGCCGAACCCCTGGCCGCACGCCGGAGCAATCCCGTCACGGCCGTGGCCTTGATCGGCGCCTTGATCAGCGGTGGAATCAGCCTCACCTTGGTGCTGCGTGCCATGGTGAATTCAACACCGATGGCGTGA
- a CDS encoding 6-carboxytetrahydropterin synthase, whose product MTETKSPARHGQGRGCVITRRACFSASHRYWLPELSADDNAARFGPCALAPGHGHNYELIVSMAGGLDADGMVLNLSEVKHAIRNEVTGQLDFRFLNEAWPEFDVSTPAGCLPTTEALVRVIWQRLSPHLPITALRLYEQTGLWADYLGHPMDAFLTIRTHFAAAHRLARPELSQEENEAIYGKCARPHGHGHNYLVDVTVRGEIDPRTGMVCDLSALQRLVDDLVVEPFDHTFLNKDVPFFEECVPTAENIALHIADRLSSPIKAIGASLHKVRLQESPNNAAEVYAEAPQLEMSPAALDAVAAV is encoded by the coding sequence ATGACTGAAACGAAGTCACCAGCACGGCACGGCCAGGGTCGTGGTTGTGTCATCACCAGGCGGGCCTGTTTCAGTGCCAGCCATCGCTATTGGCTGCCCGAGCTGTCTGCCGATGACAATGCTGCCCGTTTCGGGCCCTGCGCGTTGGCTCCTGGCCATGGCCACAACTACGAGCTGATCGTGTCCATGGCCGGTGGTCTGGATGCCGACGGCATGGTGCTCAACCTCTCGGAGGTGAAGCATGCCATCCGCAACGAGGTGACGGGCCAGCTCGATTTCCGTTTCCTCAATGAGGCCTGGCCGGAATTTGACGTTTCCACCCCTGCAGGTTGCCTCCCCACCACCGAGGCCCTGGTGCGGGTGATCTGGCAGCGCCTCAGCCCTCATCTGCCGATCACGGCGCTGCGCCTCTACGAACAAACGGGCCTTTGGGCCGACTATCTCGGACATCCCATGGACGCCTTCCTCACCATTCGCACCCACTTCGCCGCCGCTCACCGACTTGCCCGCCCGGAGCTCAGTCAGGAGGAGAACGAAGCGATCTACGGCAAGTGCGCCCGTCCCCACGGCCATGGCCACAACTATCTGGTGGACGTGACCGTGCGCGGTGAGATCGATCCCCGCACCGGCATGGTCTGCGACCTCTCCGCGCTGCAGCGCCTCGTGGATGATCTGGTGGTCGAGCCCTTCGACCACACTTTTCTCAACAAGGATGTGCCCTTCTTCGAAGAGTGCGTGCCCACGGCCGAGAACATCGCGCTGCACATTGCCGACCGTCTCTCCAGTCCGATCAAGGCCATCGGCGCCAGCTTGCACAAGGTGCGGCTGCAGGAGAGCCCGAACAATGCGGCCGAGGTTTACGCCGAAGCACCTCAGTTGGAGATGTCTCCTGCCGCGCTCGATGCCGTGGCTGCCGTCTGA